From Zingiber officinale cultivar Zhangliang chromosome 5B, Zo_v1.1, whole genome shotgun sequence, the proteins below share one genomic window:
- the LOC121984053 gene encoding homeobox protein knotted-1-like 12, producing the protein MEELPQQLSGGGGPATAEGSDFPYLPSFTAASSSPAAAAAAVFRDRAGNNNNNDDHGYYYPHHDHAYFPPPPPPPSQDGMKAKIMSHPQCSTLIAAFIDCQKVGAPPDVAARLSELSRELDSRLSSRRRGGSDDPELDQFMEAYCDVLVKYRDELSRPLQEATDFLKSAESQFNALTNAAAAASSSRPLSYSEEQEEDAASSEEDLDPTSREAERLTMDPRVEDKELKLHLLKKYSGYLSSLRQELSKKKKKGKLPKEARQKLLKWWELHYKWPYPSESEKIALAESTGLDQKQINNWFINQRKRHWKSSEDMQLMVMEGFQYPHNAATLCLEGQFMGGDHHSLYGLGP; encoded by the exons ATGGAGGAGCTGCCTCAGCAGTTGAGCGGCGGTGGCGGCCCAGCGACGGCGGAGGGTAGCGATTTCCCCTACCTGCCCTCCTTCACCGCCGCGTCGTCGTCGCCGGCGGCGGCAGCGGCTGCCGTCTTCCGTGACCGCGCggggaataataataataatgatgatcATGGTTACTACTACCCCCACCACGACCACGCCTACTTCCCtcccccgccgccgccgccgtctcAGGACGGAATGAAGGCGAAGATCATGTCGCACCCGCAGTGCTCTACCCTTATCGCCGCCTTCATCGACTGCCAGAAG GTGGGAGCGCCGCCGGATGTGGCGGCGCGGCTCTCGGAGTTGTCCCGGGAACTCGACTCGCGGTTGAGCAGTCGTCGTCGAGGAGGCTCCGACGACCCCGAGCTCGACCAGTTTATG GAAGCCTACTGTGACGTTCTGGTGAAGTACCGGGACGAGCTAAGCCGGCCGCTACAAGAAGCCACCGACTTCCTCAAGAGCGCAGAATCCCAGTTCAACGCCCTAACcaacgccgccgccgccgcctcttcTTCCCGGCCCTTGTCTTACTCTG AGGAGCAAGAGGAAGATGCTGCGTCCTCGGAAGAGGACCTTGATCCAACCAGTCGAGAAGCTGAGCGACTAACGATGGATCCGCGCGTAGAGGACAAAGAGCTGAAACTCCACCTTCTGAAAAAATACAGTGGCTACTTAAGCAGCCTTAGGCAAGAGCtctccaagaagaagaagaaagggaagttgCCAAAGGAAGCCCGGCAGAAACTACTCAAATGGTGGGAGTTGCACTACAAGTGGCCGTATCCATCG GAATCTGAGAAGATTGCCCTGGCCGAGTCGACCGGCCTTGATCAGAAGCAAATCAATAACTGGTTTATAAACCAAAGGAAGAGACATTGGAAGTCATCAGAGGACATGCAACTCATGGTGATGGAGGGCTTTCAGTACCCCCATAATGCTGCTACCTTGTGTTTGGAAGGGCAATTCATGGGAGGTGATCATCACAGCCTCTATGGCCTCGGCCCCTAA